A DNA window from Bos javanicus breed banteng chromosome 10, ARS-OSU_banteng_1.0, whole genome shotgun sequence contains the following coding sequences:
- the LOC133255543 gene encoding dnaJ homolog subfamily A member 1-like translates to MVKETTYYDVLGVKPNATQEELKKAYRKLALKYHPDKNPNEGEKFKQISQAYEVLSDAKKRELYDKGGEQAIKEGGAGGGFGSPMDIFDMFFGGGGRMQRERRGKNVVHQLTVTLEDLYNGATRKLALQKNVICDKCEGRGGKKGAVECCPNCRGTGMQIRIHQIGPGMVQQIQSVCMECQGHGEQISPKDRCKSCNGRKIVREKKILEVHIDKGMKDGQKITFHGEGDQEPGLEPGDIIIVLDQKDHAVLTRRGEDLFMCMDIQLVEALCGFQKPISTLDNRTIVITSHPGQIVKHGDIKCVLNEGMPIYRRPYEKGRLIIEFKVNFPENGFLSPDKLSLLEKLLPERKEVEETDEMDQAELVDFDPNQARWRHYNGEAYEDDEHHPRGGVQCQTS, encoded by the coding sequence ATGGTGAAAGAAACCACTTACTATGATGTTTTGGGGGTCAAACCCAATGCCACCCAAGAAGAATTGAAAAAGGCTTACAGGAAACTGGCCTTGAAGTACCACCCTGATAAGAATCCAAATGAAGGCGAGAAGtttaaacagatttctcaagcttACGAAGTGCTCTCTGATGCAAAGAAAAGGGAGTTATATGACAAAGGAGGAGAACAGGCAATTAAAGAAGGTGGAGCAGGTGGTGGTTTTGGCTCCCCCATGGACATCTTTGATATGTTTTTcggaggaggaggcaggatgcagagagagaggagaggtaaAAACGTTGTCCATCAACTTACAGTAACTTTAGAAGATTTATATAATGGTGCAACAAGAAAACTAGCTCTGCAAAAGAATGTGATTTGTGACAAATGTGAAGGCCGAGGTGGTAAAAAAGGAGCAGTAGAATGCTGTCCCAATTGCCGaggtactggaatgcaaataaGAATTCATCAGATAGGACCTGGAATGGTTCAGCAAATTCAGTCTGTCTGCATGGAGTGTCAGGGCCATGGGGAGCAGATCAGTCCTAAAGATAGATGTAAAAGCTGCAATGGAAGGAAGATAGTTcgagaaaagaaaattctagaagtTCATATTGACAAAGGCATGAAAGATGGCCAGAAGATAACATTCCATGGTGAAGGAGACCAAGAACCAGGACTGGAGCCAGGAGATATTATCATTGTTTTAGATCAGAAGGACCATGCTGTTTTGACTCGACGAGGAGAAGACCTTTTCATGTGTATGGACATACAGCTGGTTGAGGCGTTGTGTGGCTTCCAAAAGCCAATATCTACTCTTGACAACCGAACCATAGTCATCACTTCTCATCCAGGTCAAATTGTCAAGCATGGAGATATCAAGTGTGTGCTAAATGAAGGCATGCCAATTTATCGTAGGCCATACGAAAAGGGTCGCCTAATCATTGAATTTAAGGTAAACTTTCCTGAGAATGGCTTTCTCTCTCCTGATAAACTCTCTTTGCTGGAAAAACTTCTGCCTGAGAGGAAGGAAGTAGAAGAGACTGATGAAATGGACCAGGCAGAATTAGTGGACTTTGATCCAAATCAGGCAAGATGGCGCCATTACAATGGAGAAGCATACGAGGATGATGAACATCATCCTCGGGGTGGTGTTCAGTGTCAGACCTCTTAG